The genomic segment TGTGGAAAACAACAAATTTCCATAAATTTCTATTAGTTTCTATTAATTTCAATTTTTTTAATAATATCTCCCTATCTCCTTAATCTCCACATCTCCTTTTGTTACACCACCTGAACGCTTACAAAAACCACTAAGGCACTATAAAAACATCAAGAAACTTTAAGGAAATAACTATAGAAATACAATAATAAAAAATTAATTTTAATCCTGTTCATCTGCGAAAATCTGCGTCCCATAACCTATTTTCAGGGGAAAAAATGATTTTAGCGATTGATAAGATTTATAAGGTAAATTTAGGAGTAAAAAAGAAGGAGAGAATTTTAGTCTTTACGGATGGGTTACAAGAATTGGAAGAATGTGCCAGACTGGTTAGTGAGCGTGGGAAATTTCTTGGATTTGATGTTTCGTTTTTAGTTTTTGAACCAACTGGTGGACATGGAATTGAGCCGCCAATTGAAGTCTGGGAAACCGCATTTGGTAAAAACATTGTCAACCACTTAAAAAAAGAAAGATTACTTGAGAAATTATTAAAAAAAGAGGTTTTGCCAGAGGATTGGCATTTCCCTCAACAAATAGTTGCAGATAAAAAAGGCGAGGTCGTAGATGTCATCATTGCCTTATCCTACTATTCGACTTCACATACGAATTTTAGAAAATTACTAACCCTCAATGCCGGCACTCGATATGCCAGCCTACCTCTTTTTAACCCGGATATGTTTTTAGGAGCAATGGATGTAAATTGGAAAGAAGTGGAGAAAACTACACTCGCATTAAAAGAAATAATTTCTACGGCGATTATGGCTGAAATCTCTGCTCCTAACGGGACATCATTAAAACTTAATTTAGAAGGAAGACAGCCGTTTGCCGATACAGGAATATTGACTAAAAAAGGCTCTTTTGGTAATTTGCCGGCGGGTGAGGTTTTTATCGCTCCTGTTGAGGGAAAAACAGAAGGTAAATTGGTTGCTGAAGGGATTGTTTTTGAGATAAAAAATGGTCAGGTAGAGAAATTTTACGGAGAGAAAAAAACGAGATTTGAGGAAATTTTCAGTAAAAATGAATTGAATAGAAATATCGCTGAGTTAGGCATTGGCACCAACCCAAAGGCAAAAGACCCAACCAATGTTTTGGAGGCTGAAAAAATCTCAGGCACAGTCCATATTGCCCTGGGTGATAATAGTGGTTTTGGAGGTAAAATCTCTACACCATTTCATGAAGATTTTGTGGTATTTTCTCCAACGCTAAATTTAGTCTCAAAACAGGATAAAATTACAACGATTTTAGCCAATGGTAAATATTTACCCTTGACATAATGAAAATATGCGTGTATAATATATACAGAAGACAGCGAAGAGTGATAATTCACAATTCACAATTGACAATTCACCATTCACCATTTTAAGGAGAGTTAAGGAAGAAATTGTGAATAGTGAATTGTGAATGAAAGTTAAGGATGCGAATTGTGAATGAATGTAACATTGTCCAGTAAAACTTATGGGTAAAGATAAGGATATAACTGGGGGGATGTAGCTTGGCTGGATTTATTCCAGATGAAATAATTGAAGAAGTTAGAAATCGAACTGATTTGGTTGATGTCATTTCTGATTATGTACTTTTGAAGAAAAGTGGCGAAAATTATAAGGGATTGTGCCCTTTTCATAGTGAAAAGACGCCATCTTTTACCGTCAATCCTCGTAAAGGAATATTCCATTGCTTTGGCTGTGGTGTAGGAGGAAATATTTATTCCTTTCTAATGAAGATGGAGAAGATGGAATTTGTCGATGCCGTTAAACATTTAGCCGCTCGATGTGGTGTGGCAATACCACAATTTCAACCTTCTAAACAAATTCAAGAAATAGATACCCTGTATAAAATTAATGAGTTAGCCTCTAAATTCTATGAACAACTTTTATGGTTACCAGAAGGGCAAAGGGCTTTAGATTATTTAAAAAAAAGGAAACTGACTCCACAGACAATAAAGAAATTTAAGTTAGGATATGCACCTGATTCCTGGGATAGACTATTGAATACCTTAAAAGGTTATCCACAAGACAAGATTTGTCAGGTAGGGTTAATATTACCCCGCGAAGGAGGAGGATATTACGATAGATTTAGAAATAGAATTACATTTCCCATTATAAATTCCTTTAATAAAATAGTTGGTTTTGGGGCACGGGTTTTAGATGATTCCTTACCTAAATATGTCAATTCGCCAGAATCACCTATTTATTATAAAAGTAAGATATTATATGGGTTAAATTTTGCAAAAGAACCTATTCGCAAAGCGAATGCGGCAATTATTGTTGAAGGATATATGGATGCCATTTTGTTATCCCAGGCAGGATTTGAGAATGTAGTGGCAGTGGCAGGAACAGCTTTTACT from the bacterium genome contains:
- a CDS encoding aminopeptidase produces the protein MILAIDKIYKVNLGVKKKERILVFTDGLQELEECARLVSERGKFLGFDVSFLVFEPTGGHGIEPPIEVWETAFGKNIVNHLKKERLLEKLLKKEVLPEDWHFPQQIVADKKGEVVDVIIALSYYSTSHTNFRKLLTLNAGTRYASLPLFNPDMFLGAMDVNWKEVEKTTLALKEIISTAIMAEISAPNGTSLKLNLEGRQPFADTGILTKKGSFGNLPAGEVFIAPVEGKTEGKLVAEGIVFEIKNGQVEKFYGEKKTRFEEIFSKNELNRNIAELGIGTNPKAKDPTNVLEAEKISGTVHIALGDNSGFGGKISTPFHEDFVVFSPTLNLVSKQDKITTILANGKYLPLT